The nucleotide window TCCGCGGCACATCGAACGTCGTTCATGAGCATGTCCCGCGCCGGACAGCCCGAGTAGGTGAGCGTCAGTTCGACGACGCAGTGGTCCGTCTCCTCGTCCACCTCGACGCCGTACACGAGCCCGAGGTCGACGACGCTCACGGGCATCTCCGGGTCCTCGACCTCCGCGAGGGCGGCCCACACGTCCGCCTCGACGCCCGTCGCGCCGTCACCGGTCTTCGGGTACTCCTCGGGAGACTCGCCGGACGGGTAGTCCGTGTACGCGCAGGCATCCGAATCCGTCGGAGCGTTCACGGGCATCTACGCCTCCTCGCCCCGCAGGCGGGCGGGCGACTCGAACTCGACCTCGCGGTACGTGTGGGTGAACTCGTCGTACAGGTCGTACCAGGCGTCCGTGTGGCTCCCGTCGCGGCCGCGGGCGTCGGGGCGCTCCGCGTCGTCCGGTTCCGGTACGTCGAGGCCCAGCGACTCCAGGAACGGAACGACCTGCTCGAGCCACTCCGCCCGGAGGTCGGGGAGCGTCTCGGTGCGGAAGCCGTGTTCCAGTATCCCGTCCTCGTGTCGTCCGGAGGCGAACAGCGAGAGCGCGTGGGGGAACAGGTCCTCGACGGCCCCCTGGACGCGTTCCCGGGA belongs to Halorarum halophilum and includes:
- the paaD gene encoding 1,2-phenylacetyl-CoA epoxidase subunit PaaD, with the protein product MPVNAPTDSDACAYTDYPSGESPEEYPKTGDGATGVEADVWAALAEVEDPEMPVSVVDLGLVYGVEVDEETDHCVVELTLTYSGCPARDMLMNDVRCAAETADGVRDAEVCLRYSPQWTVDMVTERGRENLREFGLSV